The Sesamum indicum cultivar Zhongzhi No. 13 linkage group LG1, S_indicum_v1.0, whole genome shotgun sequence genome includes a window with the following:
- the LOC105156352 gene encoding uncharacterized protein LOC105156352 — translation MLSYMSTPFHIATSPRLRHLLLCPFLFDDLDPLNPMSDPISPPAAITPSSVPPVPPSVPLHRSRRPHIRPTWLSDYDCHCVPSSFSCISASSAHSGFVAHLSTLQEPKSYLQACKDKNWVEAMSKELDALAENKTWILTPLLSGNVLLVDKAITVRIFLALATSNSWPLLQLEINNAFFHGFLTEDFYMDPPEGLIGVPIGQVCKLQRSLYGLKQASRQWNLELTTQLLAFGFHQSSHEHCLFVKRSSSDFTVLLVYVDDILLTGSSSSALDFVNPILIVFSASKTLAWPSIFLGSSSLVPLMVCR, via the exons ATGTTGTCTTACATGAGCACTCCTTTCCATATCGCGACCTCACCTCGCCTTCGGCACCTTTTGCTTTGCCCCTTCCTGTTTGATGACCTAGATCCCCTTAACCCCATGAGCGACCCTATTTCTCCTCCTGCCGCGATCACTCCTTCCTCTGTTCCTCCTGTGCCACCTTCTGTCCCACTTCACCGGTCACGGCGACCTCACATTAGGCCTACCTGGTTGTCAGACTATGACTGTCATTGCGTCccttcatctttttcttgCATCTCTGCATCTTCTGCACATTCTGGTTTTGTTGCACACTTATCTACTTTGCAGGAGCCTAAAAGCTATCTGCAGGCTTGCAAGGATAAGAATTGGGTAGAGGCTATGTCTAAAGAATTAGATGCACTTGCAGAGAATAAAACTTGGATCCTCACCCCTCTATTATCAGGAAACGTACTGTTAG TTGATAAGGCTATCACTGTTCGCATTTTCCTCGCGCTAGCAACATCCAACTCTTGGCCCTTATTGCAACTTGAAATTAACAATGCCTTCTTCCACGGTTTCCTGACGGAAGATTTTTATATGGATCCCCCTGAAGGCCTCATTGGCGTTCCCATTGGCCAGGTCTGCAAACTTCAGAGGTCGCTGTATGGACTCAAACAGGCCTCTAGGCAGTGGAATTTAGAACTCACTACCCAACTACTCGCCTTCGGATTCCATCAGTCCAGCCACGAGCACTGTCTCTTTGTTAAGAGGTCTTCCAGCGACTTCACTGTCTTGCTAGTTTATGTGGACGACATCCTCCTCACTGGGTCGTCTTCCTCTGCTCTGGATTTCGTCAATCCTATCTTAATCGTTTTCTCAGCATCAAAGACCTTGGCATGGCCAAGTATTTTCTTGGGCTCGAGCTCGCTTGTTCCTCTCATGGTTTGCAGGTGA